The following are from one region of the Effusibacillus pohliae DSM 22757 genome:
- a CDS encoding aldehyde dehydrogenase, with translation MNQTAQARERKIKDARLFINGEYTDANSGETFDTINPATNCKLASVANAGEEDVREAIEVAQRTFESGVWSSMPVEERAKILCKMSDLVMERVDELALVETLDVGKPIKESRGFDIPRAAWNLRFFAEMAKYLIHENYEMRNFMSYTKYAPAGVTSLIIPWNLPFMQMTWKASAALAAGNTVVVKPASYTPLSAVMLGEIANEAGLPPGVLNIVTGPGGTVGTAMTTHPYVRRISFVGETTTGKMVMKNAASQLIPVSLELGGKSANIVFEDADLDEAVKGSIEAIYRNQGEICLAGSRLLVQESIYDRFLDQFVKAVRQIKVGDPLDPETEMGALVSRSHLKTVDDYVQIGLEEGARLAYGGKRITSLGDGNFYEPTVFYDVENKMRVAQEEIFGPVVVVIPFKTEEEAIRIANDSIYGLAGVVWTNDLRRAHRVAAQVQSGLLWINCWYVRDLRTPFGGAKASGIGREGGRHSFEFYTEAKTVTMKL, from the coding sequence ATGAACCAGACAGCACAAGCAAGAGAAAGAAAGATAAAAGACGCCAGGCTGTTTATCAACGGCGAATACACAGACGCCAACTCCGGCGAAACGTTCGATACTATCAACCCTGCGACCAATTGCAAGCTGGCCTCGGTGGCCAATGCCGGAGAGGAAGATGTGCGCGAAGCGATCGAAGTGGCACAGCGCACCTTCGAAAGCGGAGTCTGGAGCAGTATGCCTGTCGAAGAACGGGCGAAGATTCTTTGCAAAATGTCCGATCTTGTGATGGAACGGGTGGATGAATTGGCCTTGGTCGAAACGCTCGATGTAGGCAAGCCGATCAAGGAGAGCCGCGGCTTTGATATTCCCAGAGCCGCCTGGAACTTGCGCTTTTTTGCCGAGATGGCCAAATACCTGATTCATGAAAATTACGAGATGCGCAATTTCATGTCGTACACGAAATACGCGCCCGCAGGAGTGACCAGCCTGATTATTCCGTGGAATCTGCCGTTTATGCAGATGACCTGGAAAGCTTCTGCTGCCTTGGCAGCCGGCAATACCGTGGTGGTGAAGCCGGCCTCCTATACCCCCTTAAGCGCCGTGATGCTGGGGGAAATCGCCAATGAGGCGGGCTTGCCCCCGGGAGTTTTGAACATCGTGACCGGCCCGGGAGGAACGGTCGGTACGGCGATGACCACGCATCCTTACGTGCGCAGGATTTCCTTTGTAGGCGAGACGACGACAGGCAAGATGGTAATGAAAAATGCCGCTTCCCAGCTGATCCCGGTCTCTCTCGAACTGGGCGGAAAGTCGGCAAACATCGTGTTTGAAGACGCCGATCTCGATGAAGCGGTGAAGGGGTCCATCGAAGCGATTTACCGCAACCAGGGAGAAATCTGCCTGGCCGGGTCACGACTGCTGGTGCAGGAGAGCATTTACGATCGGTTCCTCGACCAATTTGTGAAGGCGGTGCGGCAGATCAAGGTGGGCGATCCGCTGGATCCGGAAACGGAAATGGGGGCTCTCGTCTCGCGCAGCCACCTGAAAACGGTCGATGACTACGTGCAAATCGGCCTGGAAGAAGGCGCCAGGCTTGCTTATGGCGGAAAACGAATCACCAGTCTGGGTGACGGAAATTTCTACGAGCCGACAGTGTTTTACGACGTAGAGAATAAAATGCGGGTGGCCCAGGAGGAAATTTTCGGCCCGGTTGTCGTCGTCATTCCGTTCAAAACGGAAGAAGAAGCGATTCGCATTGCCAATGACTCGATCTACGGATTGGCCGGTGTCGTCTGGACGAACGACTTGAGACGCGCCCACCGCGTGGCTGCCCAGGTGCAGTCGGGCCTGTTGTGGATCAATTGCTGGTATGTACGCGACCTGCGCACGCCGTTCGGCGGGGCAAAAGCGAGCGGCATCGGACGTGAAGGCGGGCGACACAGCTTCGAATTCTATACGGAAGCAAAGACCGTTACCATGAAACTATGA
- a CDS encoding acetaldehyde dehydrogenase (acetylating), giving the protein MSKVKVAILGSGNIGTDLMMKLGRSSRLELTAMIGIDPDSEGLRLAKQYGYEVFDGGLQQFLENSPELAKIVFDATSAKAHIRHAKALREAGKIAIDLTPAAAGPYVVPAVNLGSHLHEKNINLITCGGQATIPIVHAIHRVSPVSYAEIVATISSKSAGPGTRANIDEFTETTAHGIEAIGGAKKGKAIIILNPAEPPILMRNTVYALVDEEALDEPAITASVEQAVGYIQSYVPGYRLRTEPIFDGNKVTVFLEVEGAGDYLPKYSGNLDIMTATAVKVAEEFATHHVSVASV; this is encoded by the coding sequence ATGTCTAAAGTAAAGGTTGCCATTCTCGGCTCCGGGAACATCGGTACCGATTTGATGATGAAGCTGGGCAGGTCAAGCCGGTTGGAGCTAACCGCGATGATCGGAATTGATCCCGACTCGGAGGGACTGCGCCTGGCGAAGCAGTACGGTTATGAAGTGTTCGACGGCGGACTGCAGCAGTTTTTGGAAAACAGCCCGGAACTTGCCAAAATCGTTTTTGACGCCACGTCTGCGAAAGCGCATATTCGTCACGCCAAGGCCCTCCGGGAAGCGGGCAAGATTGCCATCGACCTGACTCCGGCAGCAGCTGGCCCATATGTGGTTCCGGCTGTCAATCTCGGTTCTCACCTGCATGAAAAAAACATCAATTTGATTACGTGCGGAGGCCAGGCGACGATTCCCATCGTTCATGCGATTCACCGAGTGAGTCCAGTCAGCTACGCTGAGATTGTCGCCACCATTTCCAGCAAAAGCGCCGGTCCGGGCACCCGCGCCAACATCGACGAATTTACGGAAACCACCGCTCACGGCATTGAAGCCATTGGCGGAGCGAAGAAAGGCAAGGCGATCATCATCCTGAACCCTGCAGAGCCTCCGATTTTGATGAGGAATACGGTGTATGCTCTGGTTGACGAAGAAGCATTGGATGAACCAGCCATCACTGCATCCGTTGAGCAAGCCGTAGGCTATATTCAATCGTACGTACCGGGGTATCGTCTCCGGACAGAGCCTATTTTCGACGGCAACAAAGTCACCGTCTTTCTGGAAGTGGAAGGGGCCGGTGATTACCTGCCCAAATACTCCGGCAATTTGGACATCATGACAGCGACAGCGGTCAAAGTGGCGGAGGAATTTGCCACACACCACGTGAGCGTAGCATCCGTCTGA
- a CDS encoding 2-hydroxymuconate tautomerase, whose product MPILEIKLLEGRDQEVKERLIENVTQAVSETLQVAPERIRIILYEIPSNHWAIGGKTAKEIQAEKERLT is encoded by the coding sequence ATGCCTATTCTTGAGATCAAACTGCTGGAGGGACGAGATCAGGAGGTGAAGGAGCGTTTGATTGAAAACGTCACGCAAGCGGTCTCCGAAACCCTGCAGGTCGCACCCGAACGAATCAGGATCATCCTTTACGAGATTCCGTCGAACCATTGGGCAATTGGCGGAAAGACGGCAAAAGAAATCCAAGCGGAAAAGGAGCGATTGACATGA
- the dmpG gene encoding 4-hydroxy-2-oxovalerate aldolase — protein sequence MSAKRDILITEVALRDGSHAINHQFTVEQVVSVVRALDEANVPFIEVSHGDGLSGSSLQYGLSRTNEMELIEAAVAVCEQATVGVLLLPGIGTIKDLIAAAKLGVGMARIATHVTEADISAQHIARSKELGLFTVGFLMMSHMAPSEKLVEQAKLMESYGADAVYVVDSAGALLPHEVAERIRAIKQSIGVEIGFHAHNNLSLAMANTLAAIQEGATRIDGSVRCLGAGAGNTQTEVLVAVLERMGIETGIDLYKIMDLAEEIVAPILQVPQEITRDSLVLGYAGVYSSFRLHAERAAKKFGIDPRDILIELGKRKAVGGQEDMIIDVAAEIAKRNVAAEMR from the coding sequence ATGAGTGCGAAACGGGATATTCTCATCACGGAAGTGGCGCTTCGCGACGGCAGCCATGCGATCAACCATCAATTTACCGTTGAACAGGTGGTCAGCGTGGTTCGCGCTTTGGACGAGGCGAATGTTCCCTTCATCGAAGTTTCCCATGGAGACGGTCTTTCCGGTTCTTCTTTGCAGTATGGGCTGTCCCGCACGAATGAAATGGAACTGATTGAAGCGGCAGTCGCAGTCTGCGAACAGGCGACGGTAGGTGTGCTCCTGTTGCCCGGAATCGGTACCATCAAAGATTTGATTGCCGCTGCGAAACTGGGTGTCGGTATGGCGCGGATTGCGACGCACGTTACCGAAGCCGATATTTCCGCCCAGCACATTGCTCGTTCCAAAGAACTTGGCCTCTTCACCGTCGGATTTTTGATGATGTCTCATATGGCACCTTCGGAAAAGCTGGTCGAGCAAGCAAAACTAATGGAGAGCTACGGAGCCGATGCGGTGTATGTCGTCGATTCGGCCGGCGCATTGCTTCCCCATGAAGTGGCCGAACGAATCAGGGCAATAAAGCAAAGTATCGGCGTTGAGATCGGGTTCCACGCACACAATAATTTGTCCCTTGCGATGGCCAACACGCTGGCCGCAATACAGGAAGGGGCAACGCGAATCGACGGCAGTGTTCGCTGTTTGGGCGCCGGCGCGGGCAACACGCAAACGGAAGTGTTGGTCGCCGTGCTGGAACGGATGGGCATCGAAACCGGCATTGATCTCTACAAAATAATGGATTTGGCGGAAGAGATCGTTGCGCCCATTCTTCAGGTTCCGCAGGAGATCACCCGGGACAGCCTTGTCCTCGGATATGCAGGCGTATATTCCAGCTTCCGGCTGCATGCCGAGCGTGCCGCGAAAAAGTTCGGGATTGATCCCCGCGATATCCTGATTGAGCTTGGGAAGCGAAAGGCGGTAGGGGGTCAAGAAGATATGATTATTGATGTGGCTGCGGAAATCGCCAAGAGAAACGTTGCTGCGGAAATGCGATAA
- a CDS encoding 2-keto-4-pentenoate hydratase translates to MDLAKITRFADLLAEAERSGRGVEPLTALDPHLTTEEAYCVQLNTIERKVKAGDFVVGKKIGLTSLAMQTLLGVDQPDYGHLLAGMAVENGGEIPFQRVIQPKVEGEIAFVLKRDLQGPRVTAFDVLQATDYLLPALEIVDSRIADWKIRLQDTIADNASSGLFVLGGRPVKPDQIDLALAGMAFYKNGELVNTGVGAAALGNPANCVAWLANKLIEFGNTLKAGEVILSGALSAAVNAAPGDYFSARIAHLGEVGVSFHV, encoded by the coding sequence TTGGATTTGGCAAAAATCACGAGATTTGCCGACCTTTTGGCGGAGGCGGAACGAAGCGGACGCGGGGTAGAGCCGTTAACGGCTCTTGACCCGCATCTTACGACAGAAGAAGCGTACTGTGTGCAGTTGAACACGATTGAGCGAAAAGTGAAGGCTGGCGACTTCGTTGTCGGAAAGAAAATCGGGTTAACCTCGTTAGCCATGCAAACATTGCTCGGGGTCGACCAGCCTGATTACGGTCATTTGCTTGCGGGCATGGCCGTTGAAAACGGAGGGGAAATTCCGTTTCAGCGAGTGATTCAGCCCAAGGTGGAAGGGGAGATTGCCTTCGTGTTAAAACGCGATCTGCAGGGGCCCCGCGTTACCGCGTTTGACGTGCTGCAGGCGACCGATTATCTCCTCCCTGCTCTGGAGATTGTGGACAGCCGGATCGCGGATTGGAAGATCAGGCTGCAAGATACGATCGCGGACAATGCATCCTCCGGTTTGTTTGTGTTGGGTGGACGTCCCGTTAAGCCGGATCAAATCGATCTCGCATTGGCTGGTATGGCCTTTTATAAAAACGGCGAGTTGGTCAATACCGGTGTGGGTGCAGCGGCGTTGGGCAACCCCGCAAACTGCGTGGCATGGCTCGCCAACAAACTGATTGAGTTTGGGAATACGCTAAAAGCCGGGGAAGTGATTCTGTCCGGCGCTCTGTCCGCGGCGGTCAATGCGGCCCCCGGAGACTATTTCAGCGCGAGAATCGCCCATCTCGGGGAAGTAGGAGTGAGTTTTCATGTCTAA
- a CDS encoding RidA family protein: MTMHAATPEQRLEELGLTLPAPRQAAGNYVSGVRSGNLLFLAGQGTNEYRGKLGEDVTVEVGYQAARQCMLNLLTVVKQEIGELSKVKRIVKLLGFVNSAPDFTDQPKVMNGASDLLVQIFGEKGKHARSAVGMAQLPHNNAVEVEMIVEIEE, translated from the coding sequence ATGACGATGCATGCGGCGACACCCGAACAACGATTGGAGGAACTGGGCCTGACGTTGCCTGCGCCGCGGCAGGCGGCGGGAAATTACGTGAGCGGCGTTCGCAGCGGCAATCTCTTGTTTTTGGCCGGTCAGGGAACGAATGAGTACCGCGGCAAACTTGGCGAAGACGTTACGGTAGAAGTAGGCTATCAGGCGGCAAGACAGTGCATGCTGAATCTCCTGACGGTCGTTAAACAGGAGATTGGAGAATTGAGCAAAGTGAAACGGATTGTGAAACTCCTGGGCTTTGTCAACAGTGCTCCTGATTTTACGGATCAACCGAAGGTGATGAACGGCGCCTCCGATTTGTTGGTGCAGATTTTCGGAGAGAAAGGAAAACACGCGCGTTCTGCGGTAGGAATGGCGCAGCTTCCGCACAACAACGCGGTCGAAGTTGAAATGATCGTGGAAATTGAGGAGTAG
- a CDS encoding 3-hydroxyanthranilate 3,4-dioxygenase, translating into MSTTSIFAPINLWKFIEENKDQLKPPVNNKVIWKDTELIVMLLGGPNKRRDFHVDPSEEIFYQLKGDCYVEIINQEGKREVITVREGEMFLLPPNVPHSPHRVADSIGIVIERNRAQGELEDFVWFCDQCDHEMHRVTVQLTNIETQVKQAIEGFNGSLDLRTCKNCGYVMPPEASEWKCE; encoded by the coding sequence ATGAGCACGACGAGCATTTTTGCACCGATCAATTTGTGGAAATTTATCGAGGAAAACAAGGACCAGCTGAAACCTCCGGTGAACAATAAGGTTATTTGGAAAGACACGGAGCTGATCGTAATGCTTCTGGGCGGACCGAACAAACGGCGCGACTTTCACGTCGATCCCTCGGAAGAAATTTTCTATCAACTGAAGGGGGATTGTTACGTCGAGATCATCAATCAGGAAGGCAAGCGCGAAGTGATCACCGTGAGGGAAGGAGAAATGTTCCTGCTCCCGCCCAATGTTCCGCATTCGCCGCACAGGGTAGCCGATTCCATCGGCATTGTCATTGAGCGCAACAGGGCTCAGGGAGAGCTGGAGGACTTTGTCTGGTTCTGCGATCAATGCGACCATGAAATGCACCGCGTTACCGTTCAGTTAACCAATATCGAAACGCAGGTAAAGCAAGCGATCGAAGGATTTAACGGCAGCCTGGATCTGCGGACTTGCAAAAATTGCGGTTACGTCATGCCCCCGGAAGCGAGCGAATGGAAATGCGAGTAG
- a CDS encoding amidohydrolase family protein yields MRVDFHTHIIPEDLPNFAEKFKGERWPVLHRTCACGANIMVGGKVFREVTDQVWDAAKRLQDMEREKVDIQVLSPIPVTFSYWAPAEEAEVMARIQNDFIAETVKQHPDRFIGLGTVPLQNSEIAIREMDRCIHELGLKGVEIGTNVNGNNLDDPTLLEFFQMCEKWDVPLFVHPWETLGRERMSRHNLMYTVGMPSETALAAASLILGGVIEKFPRLRICFAHGGGSFPYILPRLDQGWRVWPHLRLLEQPPSYYAKNFYFDSLVYDPANIQYMIDRFGHERILMGSDYPFLLREIPPGEVIDKTLTITEEQKRAMLGENALHFLNMSQVKVR; encoded by the coding sequence ATGCGAGTAGATTTTCACACCCATATCATCCCGGAAGACCTGCCGAATTTCGCCGAAAAATTCAAGGGGGAGCGTTGGCCTGTTCTTCACCGCACATGCGCATGCGGCGCCAATATCATGGTCGGGGGAAAGGTGTTCCGCGAAGTAACCGACCAGGTGTGGGATGCTGCGAAGCGGCTACAGGATATGGAGCGGGAAAAGGTGGACATCCAGGTGCTGTCTCCGATTCCCGTCACGTTTTCCTATTGGGCGCCCGCTGAAGAAGCGGAAGTGATGGCCCGCATCCAAAACGATTTCATCGCGGAAACCGTGAAACAACATCCCGACCGGTTTATCGGCCTTGGAACGGTTCCCCTGCAGAACTCGGAAATCGCCATCCGCGAAATGGATCGCTGCATTCACGAACTGGGCCTGAAAGGGGTTGAAATCGGTACCAATGTGAACGGAAACAATCTGGATGACCCTACTTTGTTGGAATTTTTCCAGATGTGCGAGAAGTGGGACGTGCCGCTGTTTGTTCACCCGTGGGAGACACTGGGCAGAGAGCGGATGTCTCGCCACAATCTCATGTATACCGTGGGGATGCCGAGCGAAACGGCCCTCGCTGCGGCAAGCTTGATCCTTGGCGGTGTGATCGAGAAATTCCCCCGCCTGCGGATTTGTTTTGCGCACGGTGGGGGGTCATTCCCCTACATTCTTCCCCGGCTGGATCAGGGCTGGAGGGTATGGCCTCATCTCCGGCTTCTTGAACAGCCGCCCAGCTATTACGCGAAGAATTTCTATTTTGATTCGTTGGTCTATGACCCAGCAAACATCCAGTACATGATTGACCGCTTTGGCCATGAGCGGATCCTGATGGGGTCTGATTACCCGTTCCTCCTGCGGGAAATTCCCCCGGGCGAGGTCATTGACAAGACGTTGACGATTACGGAAGAACAAAAGCGGGCGATGCTGGGGGAAAATGCGCTTCACTTCCTGAATATGAGCCAGGTGAAGGTGAGGTAA